From the genome of Pantoea alfalfae, one region includes:
- the phnM gene encoding alpha-D-ribose 1-methylphosphonate 5-triphosphate diphosphatase, protein MIINNVRLVLENEVVNGSLEFRDERISSFSETTSQQPGALDGEGAWLLPGLVELHTDNLDKFFTPRPKVDWPAHSAMSSHDALMVSSGITTVLDAIGVGDVRDGGHRLDNLSKMIDAIRDSNRKGLNRAEHLLHLRCELPHPTTAPLFEALMGTPELALVSLMDHSPGQRQYASLTKYREYYQGKYQLNDAEMDQFEHDQLTLAAAWSQPNRQAIAGLCREHGIAIASHDDATAAHVEESHAAGSRIAEFPTTLEAARASRYRNMQVLMGAPNIVRGGSHSGNVAAWELASHGLLNILSSDYYPASLLDAAFRLADDERNSLGMAQAIALVTCNPARALGLEDRGVIAEGCRADLVLAHTAHGYPHVRHVWSKGRQVY, encoded by the coding sequence ATGATCATCAATAACGTCAGACTGGTGCTGGAAAACGAAGTGGTGAACGGATCGCTGGAGTTTCGTGATGAGCGCATCAGCAGCTTCAGCGAAACCACCAGCCAGCAGCCGGGCGCGCTGGATGGCGAAGGGGCCTGGCTGCTGCCGGGGCTGGTGGAGCTGCACACCGATAACCTCGACAAGTTTTTCACCCCACGGCCAAAAGTGGACTGGCCTGCACATTCGGCGATGAGCAGCCACGATGCGCTGATGGTTTCCAGCGGCATCACCACCGTGCTGGACGCGATTGGCGTGGGCGATGTGCGCGACGGCGGGCACCGGCTGGATAACCTCAGCAAGATGATCGACGCCATCCGCGACAGCAACCGTAAAGGGCTGAACCGGGCCGAGCATCTGCTGCATCTGCGCTGTGAACTGCCGCATCCTACCACCGCGCCGCTGTTTGAAGCGCTGATGGGCACGCCGGAACTGGCGCTGGTGTCGCTGATGGACCATTCGCCGGGCCAGCGCCAGTATGCGTCGCTGACCAAATATCGCGAATATTATCAGGGCAAATATCAGCTCAACGACGCCGAGATGGATCAGTTCGAGCATGACCAGCTCACTCTGGCGGCAGCGTGGTCGCAGCCCAATCGTCAGGCGATTGCCGGACTGTGCCGCGAACATGGCATCGCCATTGCCAGCCACGATGACGCTACCGCGGCGCACGTGGAGGAATCCCATGCGGCAGGCAGCCGCATCGCGGAGTTTCCGACCACGCTGGAGGCGGCTCGCGCCTCACGCTATCGCAACATGCAGGTGCTGATGGGCGCGCCCAACATCGTGCGCGGCGGCTCGCACTCCGGCAACGTTGCCGCCTGGGAACTGGCGTCACACGGCCTGCTGAATATTCTGTCATCCGATTACTACCCGGCCAGCCTGCTGGATGCGGCGTTCCGGCTGGCAGATGATGAGCGCAACAGCCTCGGCATGGCGCAGGCGATTGCACTGGTGACCTGTAACCCGGCCCGCGCGCTAGGGCTGGAGGATCGCGGTGTGATCGCCGAGGGCTGCCGCGCCGATCTGGTGCTGGCGCACACCGCACACGGTTACCCGCACGTGCGGCACGTCTGGAGCAAAGGTCGGCAGGTGTACTGA
- the phnE gene encoding phosphonate ABC transporter, permease protein PhnE has product MISTVPDIALMKQQHRELFAAQPRYLRRLALMTLAVLLYYLFFFSVFGLEWPRLLMGCQQLGRYFLRMFVWHDFVNWPFGYYLSQVGITLGIVFAGTLTASLLALPLSFLAARNVMHDRAAKPLAFLVRRLFDVLRGIDMAIWGLIFVRAVGMGPLAGVLAIILQDVGLLGKLYAEGHEAVERSPSRGLGAVGANSLQKHRFGIFTQSFPQFLALSLYQIESNTRSAAVLGFVGAGGVGLVYAENMRLWNWDVVMFLTLILVVVVMVMDVISSRLRKRYISGKPVPLWQPAARD; this is encoded by the coding sequence ATGATAAGCACCGTTCCCGATATCGCGCTAATGAAGCAGCAGCATCGTGAACTCTTCGCCGCACAGCCGCGCTATCTGCGTCGCCTGGCGCTGATGACACTGGCAGTGCTGCTCTACTACCTCTTTTTCTTCTCGGTATTTGGTCTGGAGTGGCCGCGTTTGCTGATGGGCTGTCAGCAGCTGGGGCGCTATTTCCTGCGGATGTTTGTCTGGCACGATTTCGTGAACTGGCCGTTTGGCTACTATCTGTCGCAGGTCGGCATCACCTTAGGGATTGTCTTTGCCGGCACGCTGACTGCCTCGCTGCTGGCGCTGCCGCTGTCGTTTCTGGCGGCACGCAATGTGATGCACGATCGCGCTGCGAAGCCGCTGGCGTTTCTGGTGCGGCGTCTGTTCGATGTGTTACGCGGCATCGATATGGCGATCTGGGGGCTGATATTCGTGCGAGCGGTGGGGATGGGGCCGCTGGCCGGGGTGCTGGCGATTATCCTGCAGGATGTCGGCCTGCTCGGTAAGCTGTACGCCGAAGGGCATGAAGCGGTGGAGCGCTCGCCCAGTCGCGGGCTGGGCGCGGTCGGGGCCAACAGTCTGCAGAAACACCGGTTCGGCATCTTCACCCAGTCATTTCCGCAGTTCCTGGCGCTGAGCCTTTACCAGATTGAGTCTAATACCCGCTCGGCGGCGGTGCTGGGCTTTGTCGGCGCGGGTGGCGTCGGCCTGGTCTATGCCGAGAACATGCGGCTGTGGAACTGGGATGTGGTGATGTTCCTGACGCTGATCCTGGTGGTAGTGGTCATGGTGATGGATGTGATCTCTAGCCGCCTGCGTAAGCGCTACATCAGTGGCAAGCCGGTGCCGTTGTGGCAGCCTGCTGCGCGCGATTAA
- the phnL gene encoding phosphonate C-P lyase system protein PhnL: protein MTTHTPRLRVENLCKTFVLHNQNGAALPVLHNASLTAGEGECVVLHGHSGSGKSTLLRALYGNYQPDSGHIRVAHQGEWIDMAQASARQIIALRRDTLGWVSQFLRVIPRVPTLEIVMQPLLERGVDREFCEARAAELLARLNVPQRLWSLAPSTFSGGEQQRVNIARGFIADYPVLLLDEPTASLDSVNSAAVVSLIEQARARGAAIVGIFHDRAVRERVADRLHLMHPTDTGVQA, encoded by the coding sequence ATGACGACTCACACTCCGCGTCTGCGTGTAGAAAATCTGTGTAAAACCTTTGTGCTGCACAATCAGAACGGCGCGGCGCTGCCGGTGCTGCACAACGCCAGTCTGACGGCAGGCGAGGGCGAATGCGTGGTGCTGCACGGTCACTCTGGTAGCGGCAAATCCACGCTACTGCGCGCGCTTTATGGCAACTATCAGCCCGACAGCGGCCACATCCGCGTGGCGCATCAGGGCGAATGGATCGATATGGCGCAGGCATCAGCGCGTCAGATTATCGCCCTGCGCCGTGACACGCTGGGCTGGGTCAGCCAGTTTCTGCGGGTGATCCCGCGCGTGCCGACACTGGAGATTGTGATGCAGCCGCTGCTGGAGCGCGGCGTGGATCGTGAATTCTGCGAAGCGCGGGCCGCCGAACTGCTGGCCCGGCTGAATGTGCCGCAGCGTCTCTGGTCGTTGGCCCCGTCCACCTTTTCCGGCGGAGAGCAGCAGCGCGTGAACATCGCTCGCGGCTTTATCGCCGACTATCCGGTGCTACTGCTGGATGAACCCACCGCCTCGCTCGACAGCGTCAACAGCGCGGCGGTAGTGAGTTTGATTGAACAGGCGCGCGCCCGGGGTGCCGCCATCGTCGGTATTTTTCACGATCGGGCGGTGCGCGAGCGGGTAGCCGACCGGCTGCACCTGATGCACCCGACCGACACAGGAGTGCAGGCATGA
- the phnN gene encoding ribose 1,5-bisphosphokinase, producing the protein MARLIWLTGPSGSGKDSLLDALRASPPPRLLIAHRYITRAADAGGENHVALTEAEFERRAALGLFAVSWEAHGFRYGIGCETEQWLLRGQNVVVNGSRLHLAQAQARFGAQLLPVCLQVSPAVLAARLRQRGREDEAEIARRLARAAQPQPDGCLILNNDGALADTVCQLRQILEAHQ; encoded by the coding sequence ATGGCGCGGCTGATCTGGCTCACCGGTCCCTCGGGTTCGGGTAAAGACAGCCTGCTGGATGCGCTGCGGGCGTCACCGCCGCCCCGGCTGCTGATCGCCCATCGCTACATTACCCGCGCCGCCGATGCGGGCGGTGAAAACCATGTGGCGCTGACTGAGGCGGAGTTTGAGCGTCGCGCCGCACTCGGCCTGTTTGCGGTGAGCTGGGAGGCGCACGGTTTCCGCTACGGCATCGGCTGTGAGACCGAGCAATGGCTGTTGCGCGGGCAGAATGTGGTGGTGAACGGGTCGCGGCTGCATCTGGCCCAGGCGCAGGCGCGGTTTGGTGCGCAGCTGCTGCCAGTCTGTCTGCAGGTGTCGCCCGCGGTACTGGCGGCGCGGCTGCGTCAGCGCGGACGGGAAGATGAGGCGGAGATCGCCCGGCGGCTGGCGCGCGCCGCTCAGCCGCAGCCCGATGGCTGCCTTATTCTCAACAACGACGGCGCGCTGGCGGATACCGTCTGCCAGCTGCGCCAGATACTGGAGGCGCATCAATGA
- the phnE gene encoding phosphonate ABC transporter, permease protein PhnE has product MTDFEHYYQRIRRQQKRDTLLWSLLLVALYLAAGRVAEFNLLTVWQSLPHFFDYLHEILPVLHLPLLFADGKTSGSLAYWGYRLPIQLPLIWETLQLALASTLVAVALAAVLAFFAADNTQTPVSVRMTIRACVAFLRTMPELAWAVMFVMAFGIGAIPGFLALALHTVGSLTKLFYEAIESASDKPVRGLAACGASKLQRMRFAFWPQVKPIFLSYSFMRLEINFRSSTILGLVGAGGIGQELMTNIKLDRYDQVSITLLLILIVVSLLDTLSGQLRRRVTGDRT; this is encoded by the coding sequence TTGACCGACTTCGAACACTATTACCAACGCATCCGCCGTCAGCAGAAGCGTGACACGCTGTTGTGGTCACTGCTGCTGGTGGCGCTCTATCTGGCGGCGGGCAGGGTGGCAGAATTTAATCTGCTCACCGTCTGGCAGTCGCTGCCGCACTTCTTCGACTACCTGCACGAAATCCTGCCGGTGCTGCATCTGCCGCTGCTGTTTGCCGACGGCAAAACCAGTGGCTCGCTGGCTTACTGGGGCTACCGTCTGCCGATTCAGCTGCCGCTGATCTGGGAAACGCTGCAACTGGCGCTGGCCTCGACGCTGGTGGCGGTGGCACTGGCCGCAGTGCTGGCCTTTTTCGCCGCCGACAACACCCAGACGCCGGTCAGCGTGCGGATGACGATTCGCGCCTGTGTTGCCTTTCTGCGCACCATGCCAGAGCTGGCGTGGGCGGTGATGTTTGTCATGGCGTTTGGCATCGGCGCGATCCCTGGTTTTCTGGCGCTGGCGCTGCACACCGTGGGCAGCCTGACCAAGCTGTTTTACGAGGCGATTGAGTCGGCGTCGGATAAGCCGGTGCGCGGTCTGGCCGCCTGCGGTGCCAGCAAGCTGCAGCGGATGCGTTTCGCCTTCTGGCCACAGGTGAAACCGATCTTTCTCTCCTACAGCTTTATGCGGCTGGAGATTAACTTTCGCTCCTCCACCATTCTTGGGCTGGTCGGCGCGGGTGGCATCGGCCAGGAGCTGATGACCAATATCAAACTGGACCGCTACGATCAGGTCAGTATCACGCTGCTGCTGATCCTGATTGTGGTGTCGCTGCTGGATACGCTCTCCGGCCAGCTTCGTCGCCGTGTCACAGGAGACAGGACATGA
- a CDS encoding alpha-D-ribose 1-methylphosphonate 5-phosphate C-P-lyase PhnJ produces the protein MAELTGYNNGYLDEQTKRTIRRAILKAVAIPGYQVPFAGREMPMPYGWGTGGIQITASVIGDQDVLKVIDQGADDTTNAVSIRQFFKRVSGAATTERTADATLIQTRHRIPETPLEEDQILIFQVPIPEPLRFIEPRETETRTMHALEEYGIMQVKLYEDIARYGHIATTYAYPVRVNDRYVMDPSPIPKFDNPKMHMMPALQLFGAGREKRIYALPPYTRVESLDFDDHPFTVQQWEEPCALCGSRHSYLDEVVMDDQGTRMFVCSDTDFCHQQQEQQHAQ, from the coding sequence ATGGCTGAACTCACCGGCTATAACAACGGCTATCTCGACGAGCAGACCAAACGCACCATCCGTCGCGCCATCCTGAAAGCGGTGGCGATCCCCGGCTATCAGGTGCCATTCGCCGGACGCGAGATGCCGATGCCTTACGGCTGGGGCACTGGCGGCATCCAGATCACCGCCAGCGTGATTGGCGATCAGGATGTGCTCAAGGTGATCGATCAGGGCGCAGATGACACCACGAATGCGGTATCGATCCGCCAGTTCTTTAAGCGGGTCAGCGGCGCGGCCACCACCGAGCGCACCGCCGATGCCACGCTGATCCAGACCCGCCATCGCATCCCGGAAACGCCACTGGAGGAGGATCAGATCCTGATTTTTCAGGTGCCGATCCCTGAGCCACTGCGTTTTATTGAGCCGCGCGAAACCGAGACCCGCACTATGCACGCGCTGGAGGAGTACGGCATCATGCAGGTGAAGCTGTATGAAGATATCGCCCGCTACGGGCATATCGCCACCACCTACGCTTATCCGGTGCGGGTCAACGATCGCTACGTGATGGATCCGTCGCCCATTCCTAAATTCGATAACCCGAAGATGCACATGATGCCCGCGTTGCAGCTGTTTGGTGCCGGGCGTGAAAAGCGCATCTACGCTTTGCCGCCTTATACCCGCGTGGAGAGTCTCGACTTCGACGATCACCCGTTCACCGTGCAGCAGTGGGAAGAACCCTGCGCGCTGTGCGGCTCGCGCCACAGCTATCTCGATGAGGTGGTGATGGACGATCAGGGAACGCGGATGTTTGTCTGCTCCGACACCGACTTTTGCCATCAGCAGCAGGAACAGCAACATGCACAGTGA
- the phnK gene encoding phosphonate C-P lyase system protein PhnK produces the protein MHSEQPLLAVNQLTHLYAPGKGFEQVSFDLWPGEVLGIVGESGSGKTTLLQSLSARLTPQQGSILYQNRNLYQMSESDRRRLLRTEWGVVHQHPMDGLRSQVSAGGNIGERLMATGQRHYGDIRAEASRWLQAVEIDAGRIDDLPTTFSGGMQQRLQIARNLVTQPQLMFMDEPTGGLDVSVQARLLDLLRTLVRELNLAVVIVTHDLGVARLLAHRLLVMKQGRVVESGLTDRVLDDPHHPYTQLLVSSVLN, from the coding sequence ATGCACAGTGAACAGCCGCTGCTTGCGGTGAACCAGCTCACCCATCTTTACGCGCCGGGCAAAGGGTTTGAGCAGGTCAGTTTTGATCTCTGGCCCGGTGAAGTGCTGGGGATTGTCGGCGAGTCCGGCTCCGGTAAAACCACGCTGCTGCAGAGCCTGTCGGCGCGTCTGACGCCGCAGCAGGGCAGCATTCTTTATCAGAACCGCAACCTTTATCAGATGAGTGAAAGCGATCGCCGTCGCCTGCTGCGCACCGAGTGGGGCGTAGTACATCAGCATCCGATGGACGGACTGCGTTCGCAGGTCAGTGCGGGCGGCAACATCGGCGAACGGCTGATGGCGACCGGGCAGCGCCACTATGGCGACATCCGCGCCGAGGCGAGCCGCTGGTTACAGGCGGTAGAGATTGATGCCGGTCGCATCGACGATCTGCCGACCACCTTTTCCGGCGGGATGCAGCAGCGTCTGCAGATTGCCCGTAACCTGGTGACGCAGCCGCAGCTGATGTTTATGGATGAGCCAACCGGCGGGCTGGATGTCTCGGTGCAGGCGCGACTGCTGGATCTGCTGCGAACGCTGGTGCGCGAGCTGAATCTGGCGGTGGTGATTGTCACTCACGATCTCGGCGTAGCGCGACTGCTGGCGCATCGCCTGCTGGTGATGAAACAGGGGCGGGTGGTGGAGAGCGGTCTGACCGACCGCGTGCTGGACGATCCTCATCATCCTTACACTCAACTGCTGGTCTCTTCGGTGCTCAATTAA
- the phnD gene encoding phosphonate ABC transporter substrate-binding protein, whose product MKLTSLALLTPVMAFGVSAADAPKQLNLGILGGQNATQQIGDNQCVKTFFDKELGVDTQMRNASDYSGVIQGLLGGKIDMVLSMSPASFASVYIQDPKAVDVVGIVVDDKDQSRGYHSVVIVKADSPYKKLEDLKGKSFGMADPDSTSGFLMPNQAFKKMFGGSVDDKYNNTFSSVTFSGGHEQDILGVLNNQFDGAVTWTSLVGDYNSGYTSGAFGRLIRMDHPDLMKQIRIIWQSPLIPNGPVLVSNKLPADFKAKVVSAIKKLDKEDHACFVKAVGGEQHIGEATVADYKNIIDMKRDLMKGSRG is encoded by the coding sequence ATGAAACTGACTTCTTTAGCACTTCTGACCCCTGTCATGGCGTTTGGTGTCAGCGCAGCGGATGCGCCGAAACAGCTTAATCTGGGGATTCTGGGCGGGCAGAACGCCACCCAGCAGATCGGCGACAATCAGTGTGTGAAGACCTTCTTTGATAAAGAGCTGGGTGTGGATACCCAGATGCGCAACGCCTCTGACTATTCGGGCGTGATTCAGGGCCTGCTGGGCGGCAAGATCGATATGGTACTGAGTATGTCACCGGCTTCGTTTGCCTCGGTCTACATTCAGGACCCGAAAGCGGTAGACGTGGTCGGCATTGTGGTGGATGACAAAGATCAGTCACGTGGCTACCACTCTGTCGTCATCGTTAAAGCGGACAGCCCGTATAAAAAGCTGGAAGACCTGAAGGGCAAATCTTTCGGTATGGCCGATCCCGACTCGACGTCCGGTTTCCTGATGCCAAACCAGGCGTTTAAGAAGATGTTCGGCGGCTCGGTGGATGACAAATATAACAACACCTTCTCCAGCGTCACCTTCTCTGGCGGCCATGAGCAGGACATTCTGGGCGTGCTGAACAACCAGTTCGATGGCGCGGTCACCTGGACCTCGCTGGTCGGTGACTACAACAGCGGCTACACCTCTGGCGCATTTGGCCGTCTGATCCGTATGGACCATCCGGATCTGATGAAGCAGATCCGCATTATCTGGCAGTCACCGCTGATTCCCAACGGCCCGGTGCTGGTCAGCAACAAGCTGCCCGCTGACTTTAAAGCGAAAGTGGTGTCGGCGATTAAAAAGCTGGATAAGGAAGATCACGCCTGCTTCGTGAAAGCGGTAGGCGGTGAGCAGCATATCGGTGAGGCGACGGTCGCTGATTACAAAAATATCATCGATATGAAACGTGACCTGATGAAAGGCAGCCGCGGCTAA
- the phnP gene encoding phosphonate metabolism protein PhnP, with protein MKLTFLGTGGVTAAPLPGCDCRACQRAQRNSAHARAACSALIEFGHERILLDAGLPLLASRFPPGTLTRILLTHYHMDHVQGLFALRWGVGAPIPVWGPPDPRGCDDLYKHPGLLDFRPALTPFVAHAFGELQVTPLPLQHSKLTHGYLFDWHGTRLAWLCDTCELPSDTADFLRGQPLDQLVIDCNDPPRAEPRNHNDVTRALAIAALLQPRQTWLTHLSHEMDNWLAENPLSEGVQPARDGQTLLCGAHWPVTV; from the coding sequence ATGAAACTCACTTTTCTGGGTACCGGCGGGGTGACTGCGGCACCGCTGCCGGGCTGCGACTGTCGCGCCTGCCAGCGGGCGCAGCGCAATAGCGCCCATGCGCGTGCGGCCTGCAGTGCGCTGATTGAGTTTGGCCACGAGCGAATCCTGCTGGATGCCGGTCTGCCGCTGCTGGCGTCGCGCTTTCCGCCCGGCACGCTGACGCGCATTCTGCTGACCCATTACCACATGGATCATGTGCAGGGCCTGTTTGCGCTGCGCTGGGGAGTGGGCGCACCGATTCCGGTCTGGGGACCGCCCGATCCGCGTGGCTGTGACGATCTCTATAAACACCCTGGCCTGCTCGATTTCCGTCCCGCCTTAACGCCGTTTGTGGCGCACGCCTTCGGTGAATTGCAGGTCACGCCGCTGCCCCTGCAACACTCGAAGCTGACGCACGGCTATCTGTTCGACTGGCATGGCACCCGGCTCGCCTGGCTGTGCGACACCTGCGAACTGCCGTCCGATACCGCCGACTTCCTGCGTGGCCAGCCGCTGGATCAACTGGTGATTGACTGCAACGATCCGCCCCGTGCCGAACCGCGTAATCACAATGATGTGACCCGGGCACTGGCGATTGCGGCGCTGCTTCAGCCGCGTCAGACGTGGCTGACCCACCTCAGTCATGAGATGGATAACTGGTTAGCCGAAAACCCGTTGTCGGAGGGTGTGCAGCCTGCCCGTGACGGTCAGACATTGCTGTGCGGTGCGCACTGGCCTGTCACGGTTTGA
- the phnC gene encoding phosphonate ABC transporter ATP-binding protein: MAQALLKTVVDNDVPPVSHSGQKVLSVQKLSKAYGDTQVLDQVSFDLHAGELVAVIGRSGAGKSTLLHMLNGTINATSGAIISLHEGEADRNVVTLNSRQLREWRSQCGMIFQDFCLVPRLDVLTNVLLGRLSQTGTLKSFFKIFSDQDRAHAIELLQWMNMLPQALQRAENLSGGQMQRVAICRALMQNPKILLADEPVASLDPKNTKRIMDVLRQVSEQGISVMVNLHSIELVKSYCTRVIGIQRGVVLFDGHPSRLTDSLLHQLYGDELNQIH, translated from the coding sequence ATGGCACAGGCACTTCTGAAAACGGTGGTCGATAACGACGTACCACCGGTCAGCCACAGCGGACAAAAAGTGTTGTCGGTGCAGAAACTGAGCAAAGCCTACGGCGACACCCAGGTGCTGGATCAGGTTAGTTTCGACCTGCACGCCGGTGAACTGGTGGCGGTGATTGGCCGCTCGGGCGCGGGTAAATCGACCCTGCTGCATATGCTCAACGGCACGATTAACGCCACGTCCGGCGCGATTATAAGCCTGCATGAAGGCGAAGCCGATCGTAACGTGGTCACGCTCAACAGCCGCCAGCTGCGCGAATGGCGCAGCCAGTGCGGCATGATCTTTCAGGACTTCTGTCTGGTGCCGCGACTCGACGTGCTGACCAACGTGCTGCTGGGCCGTCTGAGCCAGACCGGCACGCTGAAGTCTTTCTTTAAAATCTTCTCTGACCAGGACCGGGCGCACGCCATCGAACTGCTGCAGTGGATGAACATGCTGCCGCAGGCGCTGCAGCGGGCGGAAAACCTCTCTGGCGGTCAGATGCAGCGCGTGGCGATCTGTCGCGCATTAATGCAGAACCCCAAAATCCTGCTGGCCGATGAGCCGGTGGCGTCGCTCGACCCTAAAAATACCAAACGCATCATGGATGTACTGCGTCAGGTCAGCGAGCAGGGCATCAGCGTCATGGTCAACCTGCACTCGATTGAGCTGGTGAAAAGCTATTGCACCCGTGTGATTGGCATCCAGCGCGGCGTGGTGCTGTTTGACGGCCATCCTTCCCGACTCACCGACAGCCTGCTGCACCAGCTGTACGGTGATGAACTTAACCAAATCCATTAA